In Prunus dulcis chromosome 2, ALMONDv2, whole genome shotgun sequence, a single genomic region encodes these proteins:
- the LOC117619288 gene encoding LOW QUALITY PROTEIN: cytochrome P450 89A2-like (The sequence of the model RefSeq protein was modified relative to this genomic sequence to represent the inferred CDS: inserted 2 bases in 1 codon): METWFLIVITLCISFLLKPILSRFIPTVSKPKLPPGPLTIPVIGNFLWLRKSFSELEPVLRNLKARYGPMVTLHIGSRPALFVGDRSLAHQALVQKGAVFADRPPALATDKVQNSNQHNINSAVYGPTWRLLRRNLTSEILHPSRVKSYGGARKWVLDILVNQLETESQSQPRGVKVVDHLQYSMFCLLVLMCFGDRLDENQIKEIEGVQRRSLSSFGRYNFLNFWPKLTKILLRKHWDEFLQLRKEQEDVLIPLIRARQNKAKDESGXDRRGEEFVLAYVDTLLDLQLPDEKEKRKLSEDEIVSLCSEFLNAGTDTTSTALQWIMANVVKYPQIQDKLFEEIKGVVEETEEDVKEEVLHKLPYLKAVILEGLRRHPPGHFVLPHAVTQDVVLNGHVVPKNGTINFMVAEMGWDPEVWEDPMAFKPERFLGGGDCGGEEEGFDLTGSREIKMMPFGAGRRICPGSGLAVLHLEYFVANLVWKFEWRAVEGDDVDLSEKQEFTVVMKNPLQAHLSPRLK; encoded by the exons ATGGAAACCTGGTTCCTTATCGTCATCACCCTCTGcatctcttttcttctcaaacCCATCCTCAGTCGCTTCATCCCCACCGTTTCCAAACCCAAACTCCCTCCTGGGCCCCTCACCATCCCCGTTATCGGCAACTTCTTATGGCTTCGCAAGTCATTCTCCGAACTCGAGCCCGTCCTCCGAAACCTCAAGGCCCGATACGGACCTATGGTCACTCTCCACATCGGCTCCCGCCCCGCCCTATTCGTCGGGGACCGCTCCCTGGCCCACCAGGCCCTCGTCCAAAAAGGCGCCGTCTTCGCAGACCGCCCTCCGGCTTTAGCCACCGACAAAGTGCAAAACAGCAATCAGCACAACATCAACTCCGCCGTCTacggtcccacgtggcgtctCCTCCGCCGCAACCTCACCTCCGAAATCCTCCACCCTTCCCGGGTCAAGTCCTACGGTGGGGCCCGCAAATGGGTTCTCGACATCCTCGTCAACCAGCTCGAAACAGAGTCTCAATCCCAACCCAGAGGCGTCAAAGTGGTCGACCATTTGCAATACTCCATGTTTTGCTTGCTGGTTTTGATGTGCTTTGGGGACAGATTGGatgaaaaccaaatcaaagaaataGAGGGTGTTCAGCGTCGCTCTCTCTCGAGTTTTGGGCGATATAATTTCCTCAATTTTTGGCCCAAATTGACCAAGATTCTGTTAAGAAAGCACTGGGACGAGTTCTTGCAGCTCCGTAAGGAACAAGAAGACGTGCTCATCCCTCTGATTCGAGCACGACAAAACAAGGCAAAGGATGAAAGCGG AGACCGTAGAGGGGAGGAGTTTGTGTTGGCGTATGTTGATACGTTGTTGGATCTTCAGCTCCCTGACGAGAAGGAAAAGAGGAAGCTTTCTGAAGACGAAATAGTGAGTCTCTGTTCGGAGTTTCTCAACGCGGGTACTGATACTACTTCGACTGCGTTGCAGTGGATCATGGCCAACGTAGTCAAGTACCCACAAATCCAAGACAAGCTCTTTGAAGAGATTAAAGGAGTTGTGGAGGAAACAGAGGAAGATGTGAAAGAGGAGGTCCTGCACAAGTTGCCGTATCTGAAAGCTGTGATCTTGGAGGGTCTGAGGCGCCACCCACCGGGGCACTTTGTGCTGCCACACGCTGTGACACAGGACGTGGTTTTGAATGGTCATGTGGTGCCCAAAAATGGAACAATCAATTTCATGGTGGCTGAGATGGGGTGGGACCCAGAAGTGTGGGAAGATCCCATGGCGTTCAAGCCTGAGAGGTTCTTGGGTGGTGGTGATtgtggaggagaagaagaagggttCGACTTAACAGGGAGCAGAGAGATTAAGATGATGCCGTTTGGGGCGGGGAGGAGAATTTGTCCCGGCTCTGGTTTAGCAGTGCTTCATCTCGAGTATTTTGTGGCTAATTTGGTTTGGAAATTTGAGTGGAGAGCTGTGGAGGGAGACGATGTTGACTTGTCAGAAAAGCAGGAGTTCACTGTAGTCATGAAGAATCCATTGCAGGCTCACTTATCCCCCAGACTGAAATAA
- the LOC117619289 gene encoding uncharacterized protein LOC117619289 isoform X1, protein MATVTATWSPSSLQLRLALNYGNCTKTSPILLRMRLGKLDHRARVLCVAQDRERPGNGLEPRRDGSSWVGSNSTADGFKGWSDSDNGEDALDSQRRKWFGGTVGAGVAGAVFVVGLTFAALSLGKRNNSRPEQKMEPLTTQQEMSLTYDDQNDRSTEDVDDQSNMKHDASSSPEGRTGTFEDSSSSTEIDESLSEIRVGNDNDIRDLSVQDFKNTSRDTDAINNASIQEDSPHESTSDDKLLEPETSTRQFNLPEPENGNDSFVAYGLEDVDSSLTVGTGDLASVLKENLVSVEPTNLPAHDANPSNLSFESQDGIPETSEQNEPIGLDVSVTSQSNTILEPQISSEDSIGTVASSSTKENLDLSTLQGLAEGISSSLEGNIISESESSKSKSQLPNAGNSFSSAGIPAPTVVSAALQVLPGKVLVPAVVDQVQGQALAALQVLKVIEAEVQPGDLCTRREYARWLVSASSALSRNSISKVYPAMYIENVTELAFDDITPEDPDFSSIQGLAEAGLISSKLSRNDMLSSLDEDESPFYFSPESPLSRQDLVSWKMALEKRNLPKADKEVLYQISGFIDTDKIHPDACPALVADLSGEQGIITLAFGYTRLFQPAKPVTKAQAAIALATGEYSDLVSEELARIEAESIAENAVDAHNALVAEVEKDVNASFQKDLSIEREKIDAVEKMAEEARRELERLRSEREEDNVALMKERAAVESEMEVLSRLRHEVEEQLESLLSNKVEISYEKERISKLRKEAENESQEIARLQYDLEVERKALSMARAWAEDEAKRAREQAKVLEEARDRWERQGIKVVVDNDLREEALAEVTWLDAGKQFSVEGTVSRAENLMDKLKAMATNIKGKSRDIIDKIIQKIALLVFNLREWIPRAGKEAGELKDAAISKASRSAQELQQSTLEFSLALKEGAKRVAEDCRGGVEKLTQKFKT, encoded by the exons ATGGCTACCGTGACTGCAACATGGTCTCCGAGCTCGCTCCAGCTTCGTTTGGCTTTAAATTACGGCAATTGCACTAAAACCTCCCCCATTCTTTTACGGATGAGACTGGGGAAGCTGGATCATCGGGCTCGAGTGCTCTGTGTTGCTCAAGACAGAGAGAGGCCTGGGAATGGATTGGAACCCCGTCGTGATGGTAGTTCGTGGGTCGGGTCAAACTCGACCGCTGATGGGTTTAAGGGGTGGTCCGATTCCGATAATGGAGAAGATGCATTGGATTCACAGAGGAGGAAATGGTTTGGAG GGACTGTGGGAGCTGGAGTAGCAGGAGCCGTTTTTGTTGTGGGGCTTACTTTTGCAGCATTGTCTTTGGGAAAACGAAACAATTCCA GACCAGAACAAAAAATGGAGCCCTTAACAACACAGCAGGAGATGTCTTTGACCTATGATGATCAAAATGATAGAAGCACAGAAGATGTAGATGATCAAAGCAATATGAAGCATGATGCTAGTAGTAGTCCAGAAGGAAGGACAGGTACTTTTGAggattcttcttcatctaCAGAAATTGATGAGTCTCTGAGTGAAATTAGAGTTGGTAATGATAATGATATAAGGGATTTGTCAGTACAAGATTTTAAGAACACATCCAGAGACACTGACGCCATCAATAATGCATCCATTCAAGAAGATTCACCACATGAATCAACTTCTGATGACAAGTTACTAGAACCTGAAACATCCACAAGGCAATTTAATCTGCCTGAACCGGAAAATGGAAATGATTCATTTGTTGCCTATGGGCTTGAGGATGTTGACAGCAGCCTCACTGTAGGTACAGGAGATTTGGCTTCTGTACTTAAAGAGAACCTAGTCAGTGTGGAACCAACCAACTTGCCAGCCCATGATGCTAATCCTTCAAACCTTAGCTTTGAATCCCAGGATGGAATACCTGAGACTAGTGAACAAAATGAACCTATAGGTCTGGATGTTTCAGTTACTTCGCAGTCCAACACAATTTTAGAACCTCAGATTTCATCTGAAGATAGTATAGGGACTGTAGCCTCATCTTCAACCAAAGAAAACCTTGACCTGAGCACATTGCAGGGCTTAGCTGAGGGAATCAGTTCATCCCTGGAAGGGAATATCATAAGTGAAAGTGAGTCATCTAAAAGCAAATCACAATTACCAAATGCTGGGAATTCCTTCTCTTCTGCTGGAATACCTGCTCCAACTGTGGTTTCTGCAGCTCTACAGGTGCTTCCTGGAAAGGTTTTGGTTCCTGCAGTTGTTGATCAGGTTCAGGGGCAGGCATTAGCAGCGCTGCAAGTGTTGAAG GTCATAGAGGCTGAAGTTCAACCTGGTGACTTGTGTACTCGTCGTGAATATGCTCGTTGGTTGGTTTCTGCAAGTAGTGCTCTTTCAAG GAACTCAATTTCTAAAGTATATCCTGCCATGTATATTGAGAATGTTACCGAGCTTGCATTTGACGATATTACACCTGAAGACCCTGATTTTTCATCCATTCAAG GGTTGGCTGAAGCTGGACTTATTTCAAGCAAGCTGTCAAGAAATGATATGCTTTCTTCCTTAGATGAAGATGAGAGTCCGTTCTACTTTTCTCCTGAAAG CCCTCTATCACGCCAGGATCTTGTAAGTTGGAAAATGGCCCTAGAGAAAAGAAATCTCCCAAAAGCTGACAAGGAG GTCCTCTACCAAATTTCTGGATTTATAGACACCGATAAGATACATCCAGATGCATGTCCTGCACTTGTTGCTGACCTATCAGGAGAGCAGGGTATTATTACCCTTGCATTTG gtTACACCAGACTATTCCAGCCAGCTAAGCCAGTAACAAAAGCCCAGGCTGCTATTGCCCTGGCAACTGGAGAGTATTCTGACTTAGTTAGTGAGGAGCTTGCACGTATTGAAGCAGAATCTATAGCAGAGAATGCTGTGGATGCACATAATGCTTTAGTAGCTGAAGTTGAAAAGGATGTGAATGCAAGTTTTCAGAAGGATCTTTCCATAGAGAGGGAAAAAATTGACGCCGTAGAGAAAATGGCTGAAGAAGCCAGACGTGAGTTGGAAAGGTTAAGATCCGAGAGAGAGGAAGATAATGTTGCCTTAATGAAGGAACGTGCAGCTGTTGAATCAGAAATGGAAGTTCTGTCAAGGTTAAGGCATGAGGTTGAGGAACAATTGGAGAGCCTATTGAGTAACAAAGTAGAAATATcctatgaaaaagaaagaattagcAAACTTAGGAAAGaagcagaaaatgaaagcCAGGAGATTGCCCGCTTACAGTATGATCTAGAGGTTGAACGGAAAGCCTTGTCCATGGCCAG GGCTTGGGCTGAAGATGAGGCAAAAAGAGCAAGAGAACAAGCTAAAGTACTTGAGGAGGCTAGAGATCGCTGGGAGAGGCAAGGCATCAAGGTAGTTGTTGACAATGACCTCCGTGAAGAGGCCTTGGCTGAAGTTACATGGCTCGATGCTGGCAAGCAGTTCTCAGTTGAAGGAACTGTCAGCAGGGCGGAAAATTTGATGGACAAGCTGAAGGCAATGGCAACaaatataaaaggaaaatcCAGAGATATAATTGATAAAATCATCCAAAAGATAGCCTTGCTTGTATTCAATTTGAGGGAATGGATTCCCCGGGCTGGAAAAGAGGCTGGAGAACTGAAAGATGCTGCCATTTCGAAAGCCAGTAGATCAGCCCAAGAGTTGCAGCAAAGTACCTTGGAGTTTAGCTTGGCTCTCAAAGAAGGTGCAAAGCGCGTCGCCGAAGATTGTAGGGGAGGAGTGGAGAAACTCACCCAGAAGTTTAAGACATGA
- the LOC117619289 gene encoding uncharacterized protein LOC117619289 isoform X2, giving the protein MATVTATWSPSSLQLRLALNYGNCTKTSPILLRMRLGKLDHRARVLCVAQDRERPGNGLEPRRDGSSWVGSNSTADGFKGWSDSDNGEDALDSQRRKWFGGTVGAGVAGAVFVVGLTFAALSLGKRNNSRPEQKMEPLTTQQEMSLTYDDQNDRSTEDVDDQSNMKHDASSSPEGRTGTFEDSSSSTEIDESLSEIRVGNDNDIRDLSVQDFKNTSRDTDAINNASIQEDSPHESTSDDKLLEPETSTRQFNLPEPENGNDSFVAYGLEDVDSSLTVGTGDLASVLKENLVSVEPTNLPAHDANPSNLSFESQDGIPETSEQNEPIGLDVSVTSQSNTILEPQISSEDSIGTVASSSTKENLDLSTLQGLAEGISSSLEGNIISETLQVLPGKVLVPAVVDQVQGQALAALQVLKVIEAEVQPGDLCTRREYARWLVSASSALSRNSISKVYPAMYIENVTELAFDDITPEDPDFSSIQGLAEAGLISSKLSRNDMLSSLDEDESPFYFSPESPLSRQDLVSWKMALEKRNLPKADKEVLYQISGFIDTDKIHPDACPALVADLSGEQGIITLAFGYTRLFQPAKPVTKAQAAIALATGEYSDLVSEELARIEAESIAENAVDAHNALVAEVEKDVNASFQKDLSIEREKIDAVEKMAEEARRELERLRSEREEDNVALMKERAAVESEMEVLSRLRHEVEEQLESLLSNKVEISYEKERISKLRKEAENESQEIARLQYDLEVERKALSMARAWAEDEAKRAREQAKVLEEARDRWERQGIKVVVDNDLREEALAEVTWLDAGKQFSVEGTVSRAENLMDKLKAMATNIKGKSRDIIDKIIQKIALLVFNLREWIPRAGKEAGELKDAAISKASRSAQELQQSTLEFSLALKEGAKRVAEDCRGGVEKLTQKFKT; this is encoded by the exons ATGGCTACCGTGACTGCAACATGGTCTCCGAGCTCGCTCCAGCTTCGTTTGGCTTTAAATTACGGCAATTGCACTAAAACCTCCCCCATTCTTTTACGGATGAGACTGGGGAAGCTGGATCATCGGGCTCGAGTGCTCTGTGTTGCTCAAGACAGAGAGAGGCCTGGGAATGGATTGGAACCCCGTCGTGATGGTAGTTCGTGGGTCGGGTCAAACTCGACCGCTGATGGGTTTAAGGGGTGGTCCGATTCCGATAATGGAGAAGATGCATTGGATTCACAGAGGAGGAAATGGTTTGGAG GGACTGTGGGAGCTGGAGTAGCAGGAGCCGTTTTTGTTGTGGGGCTTACTTTTGCAGCATTGTCTTTGGGAAAACGAAACAATTCCA GACCAGAACAAAAAATGGAGCCCTTAACAACACAGCAGGAGATGTCTTTGACCTATGATGATCAAAATGATAGAAGCACAGAAGATGTAGATGATCAAAGCAATATGAAGCATGATGCTAGTAGTAGTCCAGAAGGAAGGACAGGTACTTTTGAggattcttcttcatctaCAGAAATTGATGAGTCTCTGAGTGAAATTAGAGTTGGTAATGATAATGATATAAGGGATTTGTCAGTACAAGATTTTAAGAACACATCCAGAGACACTGACGCCATCAATAATGCATCCATTCAAGAAGATTCACCACATGAATCAACTTCTGATGACAAGTTACTAGAACCTGAAACATCCACAAGGCAATTTAATCTGCCTGAACCGGAAAATGGAAATGATTCATTTGTTGCCTATGGGCTTGAGGATGTTGACAGCAGCCTCACTGTAGGTACAGGAGATTTGGCTTCTGTACTTAAAGAGAACCTAGTCAGTGTGGAACCAACCAACTTGCCAGCCCATGATGCTAATCCTTCAAACCTTAGCTTTGAATCCCAGGATGGAATACCTGAGACTAGTGAACAAAATGAACCTATAGGTCTGGATGTTTCAGTTACTTCGCAGTCCAACACAATTTTAGAACCTCAGATTTCATCTGAAGATAGTATAGGGACTGTAGCCTCATCTTCAACCAAAGAAAACCTTGACCTGAGCACATTGCAGGGCTTAGCTGAGGGAATCAGTTCATCCCTGGAAGGGAATATCATAAGTGAAA CTCTACAGGTGCTTCCTGGAAAGGTTTTGGTTCCTGCAGTTGTTGATCAGGTTCAGGGGCAGGCATTAGCAGCGCTGCAAGTGTTGAAG GTCATAGAGGCTGAAGTTCAACCTGGTGACTTGTGTACTCGTCGTGAATATGCTCGTTGGTTGGTTTCTGCAAGTAGTGCTCTTTCAAG GAACTCAATTTCTAAAGTATATCCTGCCATGTATATTGAGAATGTTACCGAGCTTGCATTTGACGATATTACACCTGAAGACCCTGATTTTTCATCCATTCAAG GGTTGGCTGAAGCTGGACTTATTTCAAGCAAGCTGTCAAGAAATGATATGCTTTCTTCCTTAGATGAAGATGAGAGTCCGTTCTACTTTTCTCCTGAAAG CCCTCTATCACGCCAGGATCTTGTAAGTTGGAAAATGGCCCTAGAGAAAAGAAATCTCCCAAAAGCTGACAAGGAG GTCCTCTACCAAATTTCTGGATTTATAGACACCGATAAGATACATCCAGATGCATGTCCTGCACTTGTTGCTGACCTATCAGGAGAGCAGGGTATTATTACCCTTGCATTTG gtTACACCAGACTATTCCAGCCAGCTAAGCCAGTAACAAAAGCCCAGGCTGCTATTGCCCTGGCAACTGGAGAGTATTCTGACTTAGTTAGTGAGGAGCTTGCACGTATTGAAGCAGAATCTATAGCAGAGAATGCTGTGGATGCACATAATGCTTTAGTAGCTGAAGTTGAAAAGGATGTGAATGCAAGTTTTCAGAAGGATCTTTCCATAGAGAGGGAAAAAATTGACGCCGTAGAGAAAATGGCTGAAGAAGCCAGACGTGAGTTGGAAAGGTTAAGATCCGAGAGAGAGGAAGATAATGTTGCCTTAATGAAGGAACGTGCAGCTGTTGAATCAGAAATGGAAGTTCTGTCAAGGTTAAGGCATGAGGTTGAGGAACAATTGGAGAGCCTATTGAGTAACAAAGTAGAAATATcctatgaaaaagaaagaattagcAAACTTAGGAAAGaagcagaaaatgaaagcCAGGAGATTGCCCGCTTACAGTATGATCTAGAGGTTGAACGGAAAGCCTTGTCCATGGCCAG GGCTTGGGCTGAAGATGAGGCAAAAAGAGCAAGAGAACAAGCTAAAGTACTTGAGGAGGCTAGAGATCGCTGGGAGAGGCAAGGCATCAAGGTAGTTGTTGACAATGACCTCCGTGAAGAGGCCTTGGCTGAAGTTACATGGCTCGATGCTGGCAAGCAGTTCTCAGTTGAAGGAACTGTCAGCAGGGCGGAAAATTTGATGGACAAGCTGAAGGCAATGGCAACaaatataaaaggaaaatcCAGAGATATAATTGATAAAATCATCCAAAAGATAGCCTTGCTTGTATTCAATTTGAGGGAATGGATTCCCCGGGCTGGAAAAGAGGCTGGAGAACTGAAAGATGCTGCCATTTCGAAAGCCAGTAGATCAGCCCAAGAGTTGCAGCAAAGTACCTTGGAGTTTAGCTTGGCTCTCAAAGAAGGTGCAAAGCGCGTCGCCGAAGATTGTAGGGGAGGAGTGGAGAAACTCACCCAGAAGTTTAAGACATGA
- the LOC117619289 gene encoding MAR-binding filament-like protein 1-1 isoform X3, with translation MATVTATWSPSSLQLRLALNYGNCTKTSPILLRMRLGKLDHRARVLCVAQDRERPGNGLEPRRDGSSWVGSNSTADGFKGWSDSDNGEDALDSQRRKWFGGTVGAGVAGAVFVVGLTFAALSLGKRNNSRPEQKMEPLTTQQEMSLTYDDQNDRSTEDVDDQSNMKHDASSSPEGRTALQVLPGKVLVPAVVDQVQGQALAALQVLKVIEAEVQPGDLCTRREYARWLVSASSALSRNSISKVYPAMYIENVTELAFDDITPEDPDFSSIQGLAEAGLISSKLSRNDMLSSLDEDESPFYFSPESPLSRQDLVSWKMALEKRNLPKADKEVLYQISGFIDTDKIHPDACPALVADLSGEQGIITLAFGYTRLFQPAKPVTKAQAAIALATGEYSDLVSEELARIEAESIAENAVDAHNALVAEVEKDVNASFQKDLSIEREKIDAVEKMAEEARRELERLRSEREEDNVALMKERAAVESEMEVLSRLRHEVEEQLESLLSNKVEISYEKERISKLRKEAENESQEIARLQYDLEVERKALSMARAWAEDEAKRAREQAKVLEEARDRWERQGIKVVVDNDLREEALAEVTWLDAGKQFSVEGTVSRAENLMDKLKAMATNIKGKSRDIIDKIIQKIALLVFNLREWIPRAGKEAGELKDAAISKASRSAQELQQSTLEFSLALKEGAKRVAEDCRGGVEKLTQKFKT, from the exons ATGGCTACCGTGACTGCAACATGGTCTCCGAGCTCGCTCCAGCTTCGTTTGGCTTTAAATTACGGCAATTGCACTAAAACCTCCCCCATTCTTTTACGGATGAGACTGGGGAAGCTGGATCATCGGGCTCGAGTGCTCTGTGTTGCTCAAGACAGAGAGAGGCCTGGGAATGGATTGGAACCCCGTCGTGATGGTAGTTCGTGGGTCGGGTCAAACTCGACCGCTGATGGGTTTAAGGGGTGGTCCGATTCCGATAATGGAGAAGATGCATTGGATTCACAGAGGAGGAAATGGTTTGGAG GGACTGTGGGAGCTGGAGTAGCAGGAGCCGTTTTTGTTGTGGGGCTTACTTTTGCAGCATTGTCTTTGGGAAAACGAAACAATTCCA GACCAGAACAAAAAATGGAGCCCTTAACAACACAGCAGGAGATGTCTTTGACCTATGATGATCAAAATGATAGAAGCACAGAAGATGTAGATGATCAAAGCAATATGAAGCATGATGCTAGTAGTAGTCCAGAAGGAAGGACAG CTCTACAGGTGCTTCCTGGAAAGGTTTTGGTTCCTGCAGTTGTTGATCAGGTTCAGGGGCAGGCATTAGCAGCGCTGCAAGTGTTGAAG GTCATAGAGGCTGAAGTTCAACCTGGTGACTTGTGTACTCGTCGTGAATATGCTCGTTGGTTGGTTTCTGCAAGTAGTGCTCTTTCAAG GAACTCAATTTCTAAAGTATATCCTGCCATGTATATTGAGAATGTTACCGAGCTTGCATTTGACGATATTACACCTGAAGACCCTGATTTTTCATCCATTCAAG GGTTGGCTGAAGCTGGACTTATTTCAAGCAAGCTGTCAAGAAATGATATGCTTTCTTCCTTAGATGAAGATGAGAGTCCGTTCTACTTTTCTCCTGAAAG CCCTCTATCACGCCAGGATCTTGTAAGTTGGAAAATGGCCCTAGAGAAAAGAAATCTCCCAAAAGCTGACAAGGAG GTCCTCTACCAAATTTCTGGATTTATAGACACCGATAAGATACATCCAGATGCATGTCCTGCACTTGTTGCTGACCTATCAGGAGAGCAGGGTATTATTACCCTTGCATTTG gtTACACCAGACTATTCCAGCCAGCTAAGCCAGTAACAAAAGCCCAGGCTGCTATTGCCCTGGCAACTGGAGAGTATTCTGACTTAGTTAGTGAGGAGCTTGCACGTATTGAAGCAGAATCTATAGCAGAGAATGCTGTGGATGCACATAATGCTTTAGTAGCTGAAGTTGAAAAGGATGTGAATGCAAGTTTTCAGAAGGATCTTTCCATAGAGAGGGAAAAAATTGACGCCGTAGAGAAAATGGCTGAAGAAGCCAGACGTGAGTTGGAAAGGTTAAGATCCGAGAGAGAGGAAGATAATGTTGCCTTAATGAAGGAACGTGCAGCTGTTGAATCAGAAATGGAAGTTCTGTCAAGGTTAAGGCATGAGGTTGAGGAACAATTGGAGAGCCTATTGAGTAACAAAGTAGAAATATcctatgaaaaagaaagaattagcAAACTTAGGAAAGaagcagaaaatgaaagcCAGGAGATTGCCCGCTTACAGTATGATCTAGAGGTTGAACGGAAAGCCTTGTCCATGGCCAG GGCTTGGGCTGAAGATGAGGCAAAAAGAGCAAGAGAACAAGCTAAAGTACTTGAGGAGGCTAGAGATCGCTGGGAGAGGCAAGGCATCAAGGTAGTTGTTGACAATGACCTCCGTGAAGAGGCCTTGGCTGAAGTTACATGGCTCGATGCTGGCAAGCAGTTCTCAGTTGAAGGAACTGTCAGCAGGGCGGAAAATTTGATGGACAAGCTGAAGGCAATGGCAACaaatataaaaggaaaatcCAGAGATATAATTGATAAAATCATCCAAAAGATAGCCTTGCTTGTATTCAATTTGAGGGAATGGATTCCCCGGGCTGGAAAAGAGGCTGGAGAACTGAAAGATGCTGCCATTTCGAAAGCCAGTAGATCAGCCCAAGAGTTGCAGCAAAGTACCTTGGAGTTTAGCTTGGCTCTCAAAGAAGGTGCAAAGCGCGTCGCCGAAGATTGTAGGGGAGGAGTGGAGAAACTCACCCAGAAGTTTAAGACATGA
- the LOC117618927 gene encoding 60S ribosomal protein L36-3-like, which produces MAPKQPNTGIFVGLNKGHIVTRKELAPRPSDRKGKTSKRVHFVRNLIREVAGFAPYEKRITELLKVGKDKRALKVAKRKLGTHKRAKKKREEMSNVLRKIRAGGGASEKKK; this is translated from the exons ATGGCTCCAAAACAGCCAAACACTGGGATTTTTGTGGGATTGAATAAAGGCCACATAGTGACCAGGAAGGAATTAGCTCCACGCCCTTCTGATCGCAAAGGG AAAACTAGTAAAAGGGTACACTTTGTTAGGAATTTGATCCGGGAAGTTGCTGGTTTTGCACCATATGAAAAGAGAATCACTGAGCTTCTTAAGGTAGGCAAGGACAAACGTGCACTGAAAGTTGCTAAGAGAAAGTTGGGAACCCACAAGAGGGCAAAGAAGAAGCGCGAGGAGATGTCCAATGTCCTCCGTAAGATCAG GGCTGGTGGTGGAGCTTcggaaaagaagaaatga